The Oryza glaberrima chromosome 9, OglaRS2, whole genome shotgun sequence genome includes a window with the following:
- the LOC127784716 gene encoding protein ACCELERATED CELL DEATH 6-like: MRAMVKLLLEHDRSCVYQPDEEGSYPIHVAAALGGVAGLFAVKLMIEFCPDSAGLRDGTGRSFLHVAVDNLCPSVVALARFSPGLRSAVMNMQDENGNTALHQAVHVCDIMIFFFLLIDRRVLLDVKNNMGYTPVDLARLKDHLKGLNYPVNPQCMMSSSLTHTAGHHPSGDNPTDSVNEKRVEKEERGELSMIYKDAAQNLTIGAVLIVTVTFAATFTMPGGYVSSSDDDGERRGTPTLAGTYAFDAFVAANTLAFMLSGMATFSLMYAGYTPLDFAFRERCVKLSMGLLHSSVRSVGAAFLTATYVMLERVAPKLVIAVCVAAAVGLFYINFEVWMLGWMTLALLSRGDILAALIVGLQTVAVAFWFSWPFAVIFVLPLILKGQ, translated from the exons ATGCGGGCTATGGTTAAGCTCCTACTGGAGCACGACAGATCCTGTGTGTATCAGCCTGACGAGGAGGGATCTTACCCGATTCATGTGGCTGCTGCATTGGGCGGTGTAGCCGGATTATTTGCCGTGAAGCTGATGATCGAATTCTGCCCTGATTCCGCGGGTTTGCGAGACGGCACGGGCAGGAGTTTCCTCCATGTGGCCGTCGACAACCTGTGTCCGTCAGTGGTCGCGTTGGCTCGTTTCTCACCTGGGTTACGATCCGCCGTCATGAACATGCAGGATGAAAATGGCAACACCGCGCTGCATCAGGCCGTCCATGTTTGCGACATAATGATCTTCTTCTTCCTACTGATTGACAGGCGGGTGCTGCTAGATGTGAAAAATAACATGGGGTATACTCCGGTTGATCTTGCACGTCTTAAGGACCATCTGAAAGGTCTGAATTATCCAGTG AATCCACAGTGTATGATGTCTTCGTCCCTGACCCATACGGCCGGCCATCATCCATCGGGTGACAACCCAACCGACAGCGTAAACGAAAAGCGAGttgagaaggaggagaggggggagctTTCCATGATATACAAAGACGCAGCTCAGAACCTGACCATCGGCGCGGTGCTCATCGTCACCGTGACCTTCGCCGCAACGTTCACGATGCCCGGAGGCTACGTAtcctcctccgacgacgacggcgaacgccGCGGAACGCCGACCTTGGCCGGCACCTACGCCTTCGACGCGTTCGTCGCCGCCAACACGCTCGCCTTCATGCTCTCCGGGATGGCCACCTTCAGCCTGATGTACGCCGGCTACACGCCGCTCGACTTCGCCTTCCGCGAGCGCTGCGTGAAGCTCTCCATGGGCCTCCTGCACAGCAGCGTCAGGTCCGTGGGCGCCGCCTTCCTGACGGCGACGTACGTGATGCTGGAACGGGTCGCCCCTAAGCTCGTCATCGCTGTctgcgtcgccgctgccgttggTCTGTTCTACATAAATTTCGAGGTTTGGATGCTTGGCTGGATGACGCTCGCGCTGCTGTCTAGAGGGGACATTTTGGCGGCGCTAATCGTCGGCCTGCAAACCGTCGCGGTGGCGTTCTGGTTTTCTTGGCCCTTTGCAGTGATCTTCGTTTTGCCACTGATTCTTAAGGGCCAATGA
- the LOC127784715 gene encoding uncharacterized protein LOC127784715, with protein sequence MNAIPAAPATMNPKLLMAARHGDIETLKRLLAVNTAQPPPQVVLQVDRPAAAAPSAAANTLLEGVTSEGDSALHVVAAAAVAAACGDDDDDVFLDCAGVIHGAARHLIRARNSNGDTPLHRASRAGSVNMVRRLIAMAKDEAGDDDHDDHDDGGERRRQRAAVELLLRAQNKRGETALHEAIRSNSRDLVVDELLSHDTELARVPGEEGGTSPLYLAISLRRFEVAKKLHERDEQLSYSGPQGRNALHVAVLIGKESSVTSRAWSYCKAGGVSGKAKFWLNSCC encoded by the exons ATGAACGCAATACCAGCTGCGCCGGCCACCATGAATCCTAAGCTGCTCATGGCTGCTCGACATGGAGACATCGAGACCCTAAAACGCCTCCTCGCCGTGAACACAGCACAGCCACCGCCACAAGTCGTCCTCCAAGTCGAccggcctgcggcggcggcgccatctgCAGCTGCGAACACGCTCCTGGAGGGAGTCACCAGCGAAGGGGACTCCGCGCTCCATgtcgtggcggcagcggcggtggcggcggcatgcggagacgacgacgacgacgtgttCCTCGACTGCGCCGGGGTGATCCACGGCGCAGCCAGGCACCTCATACGTGCCCGCAACAGCAACGGCGACACGCCCCTCCATCGCGCCTCCAGGGCTGGGAGCGTTAACATGGTCCGCCGCCTCATCGCCATGGCAAAagacgaggccggcgacgacgaccacgacgaccacgacgacggcggcgaacggcggaggcagagggcggcggtggagctcctCCTGAGAGCGCAGAACAAGCGCGGTGAGACGGCCTTGCACGAGGCGATCCGCTCGAACAGCAGGGATCTCGTCGTCGACGAGCTCCTCTCCCACGATACGGAGCTTGCCCGTGTtccaggagaagaaggaggcaCCTCGCCGCTGTACCTGGCCATCTCACTGCGACGGTTTGAGGTTGCGAAGAAGCTGCACGAGAGGGACGAACAGCTGTCCTACTCTGGACCTCAAGGCCGAAACGCTTTGCATGTCGCGGTGCTCATTGGCAAAG AGTCAAGTGTGACCAGCAGAGCATGGAGCTATTGCAAAGCAGGGGGAGTTAGTGGCAAGGCAAAATTCTGGTTAAATTCCTGTTGTTGA